ATCCACGCTTAGTTAGGCTGCTTGGTAGCTAGTCACATTGGCAAACTTAACTAGTTCATGTTAGGAAGAATGCTAACGTTAACACACTTGTTAGTATCGCATCAACTAAGTCAAGAACTGAAGGTCAACTTCAGCAGAAAGGTAGGTACAACTGACTGATCATTCTGGCAGATAAGCGCCATCAAACCAGGGCTTTGTTCAGGATCTCTAAACAGTTGTTGGACTAGGACATTGCTGGATTGCTTGTGGGACTAGTTACTCACTGTAGAGTATGGAACGACTGTATAAATATCGTTCAACACATCCTGGTATAGATGCTAAAGCCATTGGATTTGTGTGCAGAAACCCAAAACCAATACACCTTCAAAAACAGCCTGTACATTCACAACTGAAGTCCTGAGAGGGTGTTACCTAGTCTATGGGAGTTCCCCATTTCCCACATACAATACAAAGTCCTTGAGCATCTGTAAAGTGTTATGTTAATCCAATGTATTCCCAATCCCCAGCATGACCACAGCTACTGTCTGTTTCTGCACCATTGTGTCTGTTCCTGTGCAGAGCTGACAACAAGGTGACGGTCCACTTCACCAATCGAGATGGAGAGAAGATCTCTATCAAAGGCTCTCCTGGAGACTCTCTCCTAGATGTCATTATCGACCAGGACCTCGATTTTGATGGGTTCGGTGAGTTGGGTTACGTTAACGTGGTTAAGTTAATTAATATGGTTGTTTATTGTAGGTTTTGCCTGCTCTCACACTCTATGGGATGTtttgatctctctgtctgtctctctgtgtgtttgtctctgtctctcaggcgcATGTGAGGGGACACTGGCCTGTTCTACCTGTCACCTGATCTTTGAGGAAGACGTGTATAATAAGCTGGGCCCCATTACTGACGAGGAGATGGATATGCTGGACCTGGCCTACGGACTCACAGAcacgtgagacacacacacacatgaattgGAGGCCCATTGATTGGACGCACAAgtgaaatgacacacacacacacacacacacacacacacacacacacacacacacacacacacacacacacacacacacacacactctgccaccaGTGTAACCAGAGTGTTATGCTGTTCAGCGCTGCTTTATATTGAGATTAGGAGGTAATCATTGTGAGGAACAAGAACAGAGGGATAAACACACAGTGGCACCTGTTTGCCTTGTACTGTTGCTAGAATGATTTCCAACCAATCGGAAGGGGATTTGAGTTCTGTGTTGCTGGTTTAGGCAGAGCAAGATGAGAAGGGTCACAGCCATGACCTCACTAATCATATTAGCTGAGTGTTGACTGAACCCCTTGTGACACTGGCCCACTTCACTTCTGTTGTCCCAAACGTTACCCCCTAAACACAGATCTTGAATAAGATTACCTCCTCACTCTCCAACTTCAATTATCCAATTTTTTCTAGTGGATCCATTTTGGTTAGGTCATAGCTTTATGACTTTTTTAAGTATGTTTGTCATAATCTACTTTtaatttttcctctctctctctctctgccaggtcCCGCCTGGGTTGCCAGATCTGCCTGACCAGATCCCTGGAAGGCATGACAGCGAGGGTGCCTGAGAGTGTGGCAGACATCCGACAGAGTGGAGACGGGTCCTCATAATGGCCACCCCAGGCCAGAGTAATAGATGTACTGACATTTGCCCAAATCAATGCTTTATTTCAACACTAGCATGACCAAATAATGCCTAATTCTAAGTGGTATGCTGGTATAAATGTTGATATGGAAGACACTGTATTTATAGAGATTATGTGATGTTAACATTTAAATGAGTCCCATCATCACAGTTTTACATTCACTTTATACagggaacaatgggaaagttggCAAATAATTCTGCAGGTTCTGGAGAATAGAAGAAAGTTTAGATTGAAGTCTCCAATCAGCTCCCCCAGTCCTTAACAGTTGTGAAGTAgtatatactgaacagaaatattaATGAAACAAtctcaaagattttactgagttacagttaatgaggaaatctgtcaattgaaataaattaggccctaatctatggatttcacatgactgggaatacagatatgcctcTGTTagttatatatattttaatagaaatgtgcctcaggatctcatcacgatgtttctgtgcattcaaattgcgatcgataaaatgcaattgttttggtctgtagcttatgccttcccataccataaccccaatgCCTCCATGGGgcactgttcacaatgttgacatcagcaaaccgctcgaccacacgacgccatacacatggtctgcggttgtgaagccggttggacattctgccaaattctctaaaataacgttggaggcagcttatgttAGAGAGATGAACATTCTATTATCTGGCAACAGACCTTCCTCCAGTCAGCCTGCCAATTGCAAGCTCCttcaaacttgagacatctgtgacattgtgttgtgtgatgaaACTGCACATtgtagagtgaccttttattgtcccccagcacaaggtgcacctgtgtaatgatcgtgctgtttaatcagcttcttgatatgccacacctgtcgggtggatggattatcttggcaatggagaaatgctcactaacaggaatgtaaacagaTGTGTGCACaaaaatgagagaaataagctttttatgcacatggaacatttctgggatcttttctttcagtttatgaaacatgggaccaatattttacatgttgcatttatatttttgttctgtgtagaTGTTCTCCAGTGAATGTAAGGGTATTATGATCACTTTCATAGTCCACTACCTCCCTGGTGAGTACTTGGAAATAACACattcaaatatttttttgtttgttgtgctATTATCAATGACCAATACACGTTACCAATTGTATTGAATTCTTTAAAATAAGTACCAAGAAGTGCAGCTTGTCACCATGTAGTTTCTGAGTAAATACCAGCTGAAACAGGATTGTAAAGTCACCCATCCAGACTTCAGAATGACACCCATTAATCTGGCCAGAGGCGAGACTGGTTAGGATGCCTTATCTTGTCACTTCTATGGCCACCCTAGTCTTTGTTTTATCAAGTTGTGTAGCCTTACTGTCTTTAGTGTTGTCCTACCACTCGTGTAATCAAATATTCATTTCATATTCCACGTGATTGTAAATAGCACTCATCTGTGTCTAGTCAGAAATGCTGTATTAAAATTGACTTTCTAATtagtctgtttgtctgtcctgtTGTTGGCTCTGAAGAGAAACCACCCTCAAGGGAATATACCATTATACTAACATGATGTATTGCTCAACCATAGAAAATGGATCCTCCAACATGTTCTTTAATGAGAAAATGACACACAGCAGGAAGGGGTATTACTTCAGTCCTTCATACGCTTTACTCTTAATGTATActgaaaaaatataaacgcaacatgtgacAATTTCAAATATGTTACAGAGTTATgaggaaatctgtcaattgaaataaattaggccctaatctatggatttcacatgactgggaatactgaTATgcctctgttggtcacagatacattaAAATAAATGGGCCTCGGCATCTCATtatggtatttctgtgcattcaaattgaattgtaaaatgcaattgtgtttgtctgtagcttattcctgcccataccataaccccaatgccaccatggggcactctgttcacaacgttgacatcagcaaaccactcgcccacatgacgccatacacagGCCGGTTGGATGTTCTGCCAAATTCCCTAAAACGACGGAGGCAGCTTATAGTAGAGAAGTGAACATTCTATTCtcttgcaacagctctggtggaccttcctgcagtcagcatgccaattgcacgctccctcaaactTGAGACAAAACCactttttagagtggccttttattttccccaacacaaggtgcacctgtgtaatgatcatgctgtttaatcagcttcttgatatgccacatctgtcaggtggatggattatcttggcaaaggtgaaatgctcactaacagatgtaaacacatttttgagaaatactatttttgtacatatttgaaaatgtctgggatcttttatttcagctcatgaaacatgggaccgacactttccatgttgcatttatatttttgttcagtatagttactTTGGGAAGAGTCAGTTTTCAAACAATAGAACCAGAATCTGTTGATTTCAAATGCCTGCTAATCTCTTTCCAAACAGGATCCACATACAATCTACATCGGGTTGGGAAACTGGCAGCCTGTGGCCCCCCTTTTGGAGACAACAAATATATTATTTCATTTTGGGTGGGGACTCAAGTCAGGGGCTCAATGTACTTTTGAGAGTTataatagtagaatacacaacgTGCAATTtagaaatgtggttgtgcatcagtagTTTCTCTTATGTCAGTCACCCTGATCTACATTTTGTAGATATTATTAGCTGGATCTATGTTGGAAGTTACTGCACCAAGCTAATTGGATGGCAACATGGCAGAATTAATTAGATAAGTTCTTACATCAGTCATTCAGAACAGCTTGGCATGAACCTGGCATTCTGGAATCCCCAGGGTGCACCAGTCCTGCTGATtgaggtgacagtgggtgattGGCTGAACTTGAGTTCAGTGGGGTTTGGGTGTAGTTGAGTTTAATACAAACTTCAAAAGACAGTTTCCCAGGTGCTACTGGACTGAGAGAGCATTGCAAAGAAAACGAAACAACGGCACCATTAGTCTTACTAGCCAAGGTGGTTTGTTTTATTTTCTGATCTGATTATCTTATGCATTACACATCAAACGAGTGTAGTAGCCAGTTTAATTAAGCAGCGGCGGCATCTGCCAGCGTGTACAATCTCAATACAGCGTGTACACTTTAAACATTAAAGCATCCTATGGGCACAAATACAAAGAGAACAACACACAATTTAGGGTGTAGAAAGATTTGCGAAAATGCACATAACACAATTGGCAGCAATTAGTATGAAATTAATACCTTCAAATGTAGAAAATAAGCAAACAATCATACTGCATATGCTGTAAATTTACCATACAGATTATATAATTAATGTATACTTCTCAGACACAAACACATCGATACAAacatagggctctattcaatccgcatCGTGGAAGTTCAACTTTACAGCGTGATGGAATTTAAAGGCAACGTTCCTGCTTTTGCGGAGAcagcattcacggtaaacgctgcatacGGTATGTCAGCTCAgaaaatgacctttacatttctatcgCAGACTCAGTAACGCTTCAGCGATACAGAGTGAATAGAGAACAACAtctctcagacacacagacatcctgccacatatacagtacagattGAAATACAGAGTTTGAGAAATCTTTTGAGGAAACACCACAGCTGTAAGCTTAAAGcactttgctttgtcattatcaaCATTGCTTCATTGGCAGTCAAGATCGTCTTTGTTATTTACAAAATACTGTCAATGCAAAATCACAGCCTCGCATACATTTGAAATATGACACGGTTTAGTAAGGAATTTTTGTTTACAAGTAAACGTTTTAGTAATCTTATACTGATCATAGGCAGTTCATTGCAAGGGTCCCTGTGAATAATCTCACATGTAATCCAATCAAATAACCTGATCCCTAAAGTACATTTGTTCACTTCTGCGATCTAAAACGATACATTACATAATCTGAAACTACTCTTCCCTCCCTACTCCTAATACATACATGATACATTAGTAGAATCTATAATAATATAGAAGAGTCTTATTACCAATCGATTCTGAAAAGCAAAGTGCATTGTAAATATAGGAATGTTTGTCCACAATAAGCAGAAGGTTGTTATATCTGTGATTCTCATAAGCGCTATGTTTTGATTCTGTTCTGGTCCTAAATGACTCTACCTATACATTCACAGCTGTATGTAGAAGCATTTAGTGTGACTGTTCACAACCAGTGATGGTCTCACACGTAGGACTCTTCAGCAAATAGCAGTTGGTCAAAGTCCGGCTCCAGCATGGGATCACTGCACCTCCTGAGCCGCTCCCTCTGCCCCTGAATCAGGGCTAGCGCCACCTGCTGACCACTATTGGGATTGCTGTGCGTGTGAGACGAGAAATAGTCCCTCACGGCCTTggtggcagagggagacaggcaaAACTTCGGAGCCCCGTTTTGGTCCGTGCAGGACACCTTCAACCCCAGGTCTTGGGACCCGTCCACTGACTTTGACCTCTGACCCAGTTTGGCCTCTCTGTGAAGCCTCTCCAGGTGTGAGGCCTTATCCAGAACCAGGGCGTCGTCTAGATGTGCTGCCCCAGGCTCGGAACTCCGGCGCTGGGAACACCTGCCCCCAGAGAGACCCTCCATGCCTGGGGCTAGGGAGTGGGACTTCTGCCTGGCTAGGGACAAGCTGGGTCCACCCTGCCCAAAGAACACATGTTGGGGAGGGGTACGGCTGCCCTGGTTTGTGACGTCATATCCCATGTTGCTCGCTGCGCAGGCCCGGCTGTGTATCTCTCTCAGCTCTTTGACAGTGAGGGGTCTGTCTGTGGGCTGGGAGCAGGGAGAGCAGCAGGAGTGGAAATGCTCCTGGGACCTCTGGCGCGATGGTGGGCTCACCGAGCCTTGACTGGATCTTCGGTCCTTGGTCACCCTGCCGCGATTCTGCAACCCTCCTGCCTTTGGGGGGCAGCTGGCCAGGCTGGACTTGGGGGGGTCCTCAGATGACTGTTTCAGCCCTCCTTTATCCTGACATGACTTGCTAGTGGGGAGAGTCTTGTTAGTGGGACccacctacagagagagaaagagagagaaatgatgagtctgtgtgtgaaagagagagacattccATGAATGAACAGTACTAATAAACAGCAACCACATGTAATGGAACTCACCACACCCCCCTCATCCTCCTGCTGCGACAGCGACAGTCTGTGGCTTCTCTTCAACCAGGTGTTGGGATGGAGCCCCCTGCAGCCCTTCAGCGTACCCCAGGAAGGGATCTCCTTCGGCGGGGAGATATTGGGACTGAGCCCCTGGCCTGGAGCCGGGGTGGGGATGGGTAGACTATGAGTTGAAGTAGGGGAAGGTATGGGGGTTAGAGGGACAGGAGGACCAGGGGAGGGAGTCAATCTTGCGGCGTTGGGTCCCACCCTGGGTTGCCAGAATGGAGCAGACTGGATgctggagtgggagaggaggctgTCCAGGGAGTCCACTGAGGAGcgtgtgggggtgggggaggtGGGCGGCGAAGAGAGACTGGAGTAGCTCGCGTTCCGGCGTGGCGTCTGTGCACCTTGTGACCCcgaaccctcacacacacccttacTGCCATTCCactcccctgtgtgtgtgagtccgtgtgtctgtgtatgtccaTCCTTCTGTAAGCTGTGAAACATCTCCCCACCTCCAGCCAGGTCATCGATGCTACCCAGACTGTCTGTGTTCCCTGCCAGTTGCGCCACAAAGCTGGCCACAGAGTACCCTATGGCCGGCTCTGAgcacctcctcccccccctccgaGGAGCTGGGGGGCTGGGACAGGAGGAGGGGGACACAGCTGGGCTGAGTTTCCTGGTCCTGCCTCGGGCTGGGGTTGAGGGTTGGAGGAGGTTGCCAGATCCAGGTTGTGTGATCGTATCACGGTGGTGGTGGTTGCCAGATTGGGGGTCTGTGGTGTCGGGGTCTGTGTCCAGGTCGGGCTGCTCCTGGTCGCAGTCACTCAGGGTGAGGACCGAGTCCAGGCTGCCCTGCAGGGGCTTGGCTCTCCAGCGCCGCCGTGAGGTGTGGAGGCATGGAGACTCACTGCTGTCATCATTCAGCATGTTCTCCAGGCTGTCATAAGATGAGTCGGTCAGGTGGAAGGAAGACACGTCTgtggagagaatgagaaagagagagatagaggtggacagacaggaagaggagaaaatTAGGTGTTGTGTGCTTTTGAGCAGGGGAATCTTTGCATAAGCAGagatgttagtgtgtgtgtgtgtgtgtgtgtgtgtgtgtgtgtgtgtgtgtgtgtgtgtgtgtgtgtgtgtgtgtgtgtgtgtgtgtgtgagatacccGATTCGGCACGTTTCCGGGGTAGACCTCCAAACACAGAGGTGACATCCTCTCCGAGGACCTCCTGGCAGTGTTCTATCATATACCTCACCAGGTCACACACCTGGGGACAGGACAGGGGACAGGTCTTTAACCTGGAGGAACTACTACAGATACTGAGCTCTATGTATCTTTTTATTAGGCCTCGAGTTAAACCAACAACTAGCATTTAAGACACATCGTGTTTTTCTCATGAGAAATCAGTCTCCAAGATAGAGAAGTGGGTCTATTCTTAGGACAAAGGGCTTCACAGCTTTCTAACGGCATGAAACAGGAACGCAGGAGTGACGTGAATGATGGGAATTTACCAGATAACCTTCTCAGAGAAAGAACAAACTATTCCGAGTGGGTTGGACATTCCGTTGATATGGTGATGAACTGACACAAATGCAGCCCCAAAATGGCTCTGATGGTTACATTGATGTCGCTCTGTCTGTATT
The window above is part of the Oncorhynchus gorbuscha isolate QuinsamMale2020 ecotype Even-year linkage group LG21, OgorEven_v1.0, whole genome shotgun sequence genome. Proteins encoded here:
- the LOC124008131 gene encoding adrenodoxin-like: MALMTSARKLFHVSFRENSLRRAEALISATNTTSWNLSLAGHRMACIRVRDFSTNTQPLRADNKVTVHFTNRDGEKISIKGSPGDSLLDVIIDQDLDFDGFGACEGTLACSTCHLIFEEDVYNKLGPITDEEMDMLDLAYGLTDTSRLGCQICLTRSLEGMTARVPESVADIRQSGDGSS
- the LOC124008120 gene encoding LOW QUALITY PROTEIN: rho GTPase-activating protein 20-like (The sequence of the model RefSeq protein was modified relative to this genomic sequence to represent the inferred CDS: deleted 2 bases in 1 codon) translates to METMSPQQQNELSRRTSLTGESKTSSQHEHKRRMKSLSHRRQSAPSLVINKALTRSRTFSRESFLVPVCPETCPLVQSFLCPNRVFLLHDHVTLKTGLQTQDRDLFLFTDIFIIAKSKSPTHFKLKAQVCVGEMWTAQCMEDVCEGSTNPERSFVMGWPTCNCVVTFSSEVQKERWLSMLKSLLEEEKEKDDPKTIPLKVFGKGIGSCAQVVSKTLGVSNSDSTNEVVRLALQQFGVTSCVKDYQLWVSSKRDNAPYPLIGHEFPFSIQMSHMREPLAQPGRRDTVPPPDRQRAMHCDQVQVDKQCQFILKTRSSSTTTTSVIVDPAQKPFKRRRSLINWAFWKGSNPNLHSSSTNLSSPAPGYLFGQSLSTICWDNSLPKPVMDMLVFLYNEGPFTRGIFRRSAGARACRELRDRLDSGAQDVPLSREHVFIIAAVFKDFLRNIPGSLLCSDLYEQWMDVMEEAESEEAEEEEQAQDITRLIGLLPKENALLLRHVVAVLHGIQENAHDNQMNAFNLSVCIAPSMLWAPGPSSPEAEGEGAKKVCDLVRYMIEHCQEVLGEDVTSVFGGLPRKRAESDVSSFHLTDSSYDSLENMLNDDSSESPCLHTSRRRWRAKPLQGSLDSVLTLSDCDQEQPDLDTDPDTTDPQSGNHHHRDTITQPGSGNLLQPSTPARGRTRKLSPAVSPSSCPSPPAPRRGGRRCSEPAIGYSVASFVAQLAGNTDSLGSIDDLAGGGEMFHSLQKDGHTQTHGLTHTGEWNGSKGVCEGSGSQGAQTPRRNASYSSLSSPPTSPTPTRSSVDSLDSLLSHSSIQSAPFWQPRVGPNAARLTPSPGPPVPLTPIPSPTSTHSLPIPTPAPGQGLSPNISPPKEIPSWGTLKGCRGLHPNTWLKRSHRLSLSQQEDEGGVVGPTNKTLPTSKSCQDKGGLKQSSEDPPKSSLASCPPKAGGLQNRGRVTKDRRSSQGSVSPPSRQRSQEHFHSCCSPCSQPTDRPLTVKELREIHSRACAASNMGYDVTNQGSRTPPQHVFFGQGGPSLSLARQKSHSLAPGMEGLSGGRCSQRRSSEPGAAHLDDALVLDKASHLERLHREAKLGQRSKSVDGSQDLGLKVSCTDQNGAPKFCLSPSATKAVRDYFSSHTHSNPNSGQQVALALIQGQRERLRRCSDPMLEPDFDQLLFAEESYV